A window of Spirochaetota bacterium genomic DNA:
TCCGCTTCATCGTCCCTGCCGGCCTTTTCCATGAACACCGCCATGCGATGTACGGAGACCGGATTGTCATCATTGGTTTCCAGCGCCTCGCGGTAAAAACGCCCGGCCATGGCGTAGTCTTCTCGCTCGAAAAAGATATCGCCCAGTTCCAGGCCCGCGTAACTGTTCTCCGGATAGCGTTCCTTCATAAGCAGCAGGGTCTTCGCCCCGTCCTCGAGACGCCCCGCGTGCCGGTAGAGTATGTACAGGTTATAATATGCTGGAATGATCGCGTCAGCACCGCCGATCATATCGAGAAATCCACTCTCCGCCTCCCTGACTTTGCCGTCGTTGAGACTGATACAGGCCATGTTGTTCTTTGCCATCGCACGATGCCGTGCACCTGTGGCTGTTATCGCCTCATATTGCTTCATGGCCCGTCCCGCGCTCCCCGAAGCGCGCTCGACCGTGTGATAATACCGGGCGAGGTTCCATAAATCGCAGCCCGTTTTGACCTGACGCTTTGCGATCCTGTCGATATCGCCCTTCCACTCTTCGCCGCAGTCCGACGGAAACCTCAGCGCGAGCGGAAGAAGTCCCGGGCTGTTTTCTATTATATCGTCCGCTTTATTGCGCACGGTTGGCGAGGCGCAGACGATGAAAAAAAGCGCAAAAGCGACGATAACGGC
This region includes:
- a CDS encoding tetratricopeptide repeat protein; translated protein: MKAVIVAFALFFIVCASPTVRNKADDIIENSPGLLPLALRFPSDCGEEWKGDIDRIAKRQVKTGCDLWNLARYYHTVERASGSAGRAMKQYEAITATGARHRAMAKNNMACISLNDGKVREAESGFLDMIGGADAIIPAYYNLYILYRHAGRLEDGAKTLLLMKERYPENSYAGLELGDIFFEREDYAMAGRFYREALETNDDNPVSVHRMAVFMEKAGRDDEAEVYYRRCIKSFPGYRQAYIDYSSMLLRQNRKDDARKVLNRAMRLMDHGDGGEAR